In Dyadobacter sp. NIV53, a single window of DNA contains:
- a CDS encoding isoaspartyl peptidase/L-asparaginase family protein — MKTIYSFIFCCFIAHTSFSQDFSDKITLVIHGGAGTITRANMTAEKEKAYREALNLALQNGYSVLKQGGTSLQAVEAAIMVMENSPLFNAGKGAVFTNEGKNELDASIMEGKTLKAGAIAGVTTIKNPIRGAIAVMEKSPHVLMAGKGADLFAKEQGLEIVDPSYFYTEARYKALQEAKKEEKIELDHSENTKKEIRKNPKTGFINVEELIFTEGKKFGTVGCVALDKFGNLAAGTSTGGMTNKRYGRVGDAPIIGAGTYANNETCAVSATGHGEFFIRSVVAYDISALMEYKGLSVKDAANEVVMKKLVQRGGEGGVIALDRNGNIAMLFNSEGMYRGYIKGDGKSEIMIYKDEADK; from the coding sequence ATGAAAACAATATATTCATTCATATTTTGCTGTTTTATAGCCCATACTTCGTTCAGCCAGGATTTTTCAGATAAGATTACGCTGGTGATACATGGAGGAGCCGGCACTATTACCAGGGCCAATATGACAGCGGAAAAGGAAAAGGCATATCGGGAAGCTTTAAATCTGGCTTTGCAAAATGGTTATTCAGTTTTAAAACAAGGTGGAACAAGCTTGCAGGCAGTAGAAGCAGCCATTATGGTAATGGAAAATTCACCTTTGTTTAATGCAGGAAAAGGTGCCGTCTTCACCAATGAAGGCAAGAATGAACTGGATGCATCTATTATGGAAGGCAAAACCCTTAAAGCGGGTGCCATTGCAGGTGTAACCACAATTAAAAATCCAATACGTGGTGCAATTGCTGTAATGGAGAAATCGCCTCATGTATTGATGGCAGGAAAAGGTGCTGATTTATTTGCAAAAGAACAAGGATTAGAAATTGTTGATCCTTCTTATTTTTATACCGAAGCACGTTATAAGGCCTTACAGGAAGCAAAAAAAGAAGAGAAAATTGAATTGGATCATTCAGAAAATACAAAAAAAGAAATCAGGAAAAATCCAAAAACCGGGTTTATAAACGTCGAAGAACTGATTTTTACAGAAGGGAAAAAATTTGGAACAGTTGGTTGTGTTGCTTTGGATAAATTCGGAAACCTGGCAGCAGGTACATCCACTGGTGGCATGACTAACAAAAGATACGGTCGTGTGGGCGATGCACCCATTATTGGTGCCGGCACTTATGCAAACAATGAAACCTGTGCTGTATCTGCTACGGGACATGGAGAGTTTTTTATCAGGTCGGTTGTTGCCTATGATATTTCTGCATTGATGGAATACAAAGGCCTTTCGGTAAAGGATGCTGCCAATGAAGTAGTTATGAAAAAACTTGTTCAGCGCGGAGGAGAAGGGGGCGTGATTGCTTTGGATAGAAACGGCAATATTGCCATGCTGTTTAATAGTGAAGGAATGTATCGCGGCTATATCAAAGGTGACGGGAAAAGTGAAATCATGATTTACAAGGATGAAGCTGATAAATAA
- a CDS encoding aldo/keto reductase, producing MRYQLLGRSGLRVSEVCLGTMTFGTEWGWGADKHESFRIFDTFADAGGNFIDTANRYTEGSSEKFVGEFIETDRDHWVLATKFTLKDRNDDLNFAGNHRKNMMRSVQASLKRLNTDYIDLLWVHMWDNTTPTEEVMRGLDDLVSRGLVHYIGISDTPAWIVSQANTIADFRGWNAFTALQFEYSLLQRTPERDLIPMAKALDLAVTPWGAIGGGALTGKYLRGESGRVPDDSQRRNKHSSIIAQTVVDIANEIGATPAQVAINWTRQRQQVMIPIIGASRSIQLQDSLGCLNFRIQEEFLKKLNEVSKIELGFPHEFLKSDGVKEEAFGGMYDLLDNHRQ from the coding sequence ATGCGTTATCAATTATTAGGCCGTTCAGGATTAAGAGTGTCTGAAGTTTGTCTTGGAACCATGACATTTGGCACAGAATGGGGCTGGGGAGCAGACAAACATGAGAGTTTCAGGATTTTTGACACTTTTGCAGATGCGGGTGGAAATTTCATAGATACAGCCAACCGGTATACAGAGGGTTCATCTGAAAAATTTGTAGGTGAATTCATTGAAACTGATCGTGATCACTGGGTACTTGCTACCAAATTTACATTAAAGGACAGAAACGATGATTTGAATTTTGCCGGCAACCATCGCAAAAATATGATGCGGTCGGTACAGGCCAGTCTGAAACGGCTAAATACTGATTACATCGATCTGCTTTGGGTTCACATGTGGGATAATACCACTCCAACAGAAGAAGTAATGCGTGGCCTTGATGATCTCGTAAGCCGTGGACTGGTTCATTATATTGGGATTTCGGATACGCCGGCCTGGATTGTTTCTCAGGCTAATACCATCGCCGATTTTCGCGGATGGAATGCCTTCACAGCCTTACAATTCGAATATTCCTTATTACAGCGTACACCTGAAAGAGATCTGATCCCTATGGCAAAAGCACTGGATCTTGCAGTCACTCCCTGGGGAGCAATTGGTGGTGGCGCCCTAACAGGGAAATATTTACGAGGAGAATCAGGACGTGTACCTGACGATAGCCAGAGACGCAATAAACATAGTAGCATAATTGCTCAAACTGTGGTGGATATTGCCAATGAAATCGGAGCAACACCGGCACAGGTTGCAATTAACTGGACACGCCAGCGACAACAGGTTATGATACCAATTATCGGAGCATCCAGATCCATACAATTACAGGATTCTCTTGGTTGCCTTAACTTCCGGATACAAGAAGAATTTTTGAAAAAATTAAATGAGGTCAGTAAAATTGAGTTGGGCTTTCCTCATGAATTCCTCAAATCCGATGGAGTAAAAGAAGAAGCTTTTGGAGGAATGTATGACCTTCTGGATAACCACAGGCAATAA
- a CDS encoding TonB-dependent receptor, producing the protein MYKNLLISPKILGWCCFLLLFTIGFSSFSQTITGKVSTENGVALEGVTVLLGDTKIGSTTNQDGMFKLEQVARGNYILHISNVGYARQKVRVSVKTGETTNLAIILKEEISNLSEIIVEERKNNIQVERLPDIHNSFLIGGKKNEVIEMGGLNANVTEKTGRQIFAKVPGVFVYDMDGSGNQVNISTRGLDPHRSWEFNIRQNGIITNSDMYGYPASHYSPAMESIERVELIRGSSSLQYGAQFGGMINYITKTPDTTRKFNFETINTAGSYGLFSSYNAIGGKVGKLSYSAYYQKRDSKGYRKNANSSAESQFVSLTYAVSPGLNIKAELGRSTYVYKIPGPLSDAMFASDPRQSTRSRNYFNPDIYVPSIVIDWKLNPLTRLKWTNSGLYGSRNSVMFDAFANVKDTINPATNQYKNRQVDIDNFKSFTSELRLVHQYQIAGMTNFIAAGVQYMHNNLRRRQLGVGTTGSDFDLSVKNGVFGRDMYLKTKNIALFIENLIYITPKFTVSPGIRIESGTTNMTGTISYYDPGNLPNKISHKFPLLGINTQYKISPLQKFYAGFSQAYRPVVFKDIIPASVLEQVDKNLKDAKGYNLEIGMNGNIRSLLTYDVSLFQILYNNRMGTMSLRNEADQAYLLRTNTGNTRTQGVEAYLEYKPVRIKSKSDVITELSLFTSTSYFHARYIKGRAVADNINTDIVGNKLEGVPTWISRNGLQLQHNGLFATLQYSFVSSNFSDPLNTVTPSVNGTKGKVPSYGIWDLNTTLRFGSQYTLKAGINNLLNKSYYTKRPTMYPGAGIWSSDGRSLVVSFGIKI; encoded by the coding sequence ATGTATAAAAATTTACTTATTAGTCCAAAAATATTGGGTTGGTGTTGCTTTCTGTTACTTTTCACGATCGGTTTTTCCTCTTTTTCACAAACCATAACTGGTAAAGTAAGCACTGAAAATGGCGTGGCGTTAGAAGGAGTTACGGTGTTACTAGGCGATACTAAAATAGGAAGTACGACAAATCAGGACGGTATGTTTAAACTGGAACAAGTAGCAAGAGGCAACTACATCCTGCACATTTCCAATGTTGGATATGCCCGTCAGAAGGTAAGAGTATCTGTAAAGACGGGAGAGACAACTAACCTTGCAATTATTCTTAAAGAAGAAATTTCAAATCTTAGTGAAATAATTGTTGAAGAAAGAAAGAATAACATTCAGGTTGAAAGGCTTCCCGACATTCATAATTCATTTCTGATAGGAGGTAAAAAAAATGAAGTTATAGAAATGGGTGGTCTAAATGCAAACGTGACAGAAAAAACAGGAAGGCAGATATTTGCCAAAGTTCCGGGAGTATTTGTATATGATATGGATGGCAGTGGCAATCAGGTAAATATATCTACAAGAGGGCTTGATCCTCATCGTTCCTGGGAATTTAATATCCGGCAGAATGGTATCATTACCAATTCGGACATGTATGGCTATCCTGCCAGTCATTACAGTCCGGCAATGGAATCTATTGAAAGGGTTGAACTCATACGCGGTTCATCTTCCCTGCAATATGGTGCTCAATTTGGCGGGATGATCAATTATATTACCAAAACTCCTGATACAACCAGGAAATTCAATTTTGAAACCATAAATACGGCTGGATCTTACGGGCTTTTTAGCTCTTACAATGCTATTGGAGGGAAAGTTGGAAAACTGTCCTATTCCGCATATTACCAAAAACGTGATTCGAAAGGATACCGAAAAAATGCTAATTCAAGTGCAGAATCGCAATTTGTAAGCCTTACTTATGCTGTAAGTCCAGGATTAAATATCAAAGCTGAACTGGGACGTTCTACTTATGTTTATAAAATTCCCGGACCACTCTCAGACGCTATGTTTGCAAGTGATCCACGGCAATCTACCAGATCCAGAAATTATTTTAATCCGGACATTTATGTTCCTTCGATAGTAATTGACTGGAAATTAAACCCATTGACACGGCTGAAATGGACAAACTCAGGGCTTTATGGCAGCCGTAACAGTGTGATGTTCGATGCCTTTGCTAATGTGAAGGATACAATAAATCCAGCCACAAACCAGTACAAAAATCGCCAGGTAGATATAGATAATTTTAAGAGCTTTACCTCTGAGTTGCGCCTGGTTCACCAGTATCAAATTGCCGGAATGACTAATTTTATTGCAGCCGGAGTTCAATATATGCATAACAATCTTCGTCGAAGACAATTAGGAGTTGGTACGACAGGAAGTGACTTTGACCTGTCGGTTAAAAATGGTGTATTCGGAAGGGACATGTATCTGAAGACAAAAAACATTGCACTTTTCATTGAAAACCTGATTTATATCACACCCAAGTTCACAGTTTCACCTGGTATTCGTATTGAATCCGGCACTACAAATATGACTGGTACCATCAGTTACTATGACCCCGGAAATTTACCTAATAAGATCAGCCATAAGTTTCCATTGCTCGGGATTAATACGCAATACAAAATTTCTCCCCTTCAAAAGTTTTATGCTGGTTTTTCCCAGGCATATCGTCCGGTCGTTTTTAAAGATATTATTCCGGCGTCAGTATTGGAACAGGTCGATAAAAATTTGAAAGATGCAAAAGGATATAATCTGGAAATAGGTATGAATGGCAATATCAGGTCTTTACTAACATATGATGTGAGCCTTTTTCAAATATTATACAATAACAGAATGGGTACCATGTCTTTGAGAAATGAGGCGGATCAGGCCTATCTTTTACGGACCAATACCGGAAACACGCGTACACAAGGTGTAGAGGCATATCTTGAATACAAACCTGTTCGCATTAAAAGCAAATCGGATGTAATTACTGAGCTTTCTCTTTTTACGTCAACATCATATTTTCATGCAAGATACATTAAAGGAAGAGCGGTAGCGGATAATATTAACACCGATATCGTTGGAAATAAATTAGAAGGTGTTCCAACCTGGATAAGCAGAAATGGTCTTCAGTTGCAACATAATGGTTTGTTTGCAACGTTACAATATAGCTTTGTAAGTTCTAACTTTTCGGATCCACTTAATACAGTAACTCCGTCTGTTAATGGTACTAAAGGTAAAGTGCCGTCATATGGCATATGGGATTTAAATACTACTTTACGTTTCGGTAGTCAGTATACCTTAAAGGCCGGTATTAATAATTTGCTCAATAAAAGCTACTATACAAAAAGGCCTACGATGTATCCCGGAGCCGGAATATGGAGTTCTGATGGCAGAAGCCTGGTAGTTTCGTTTGGCATTAAGATATAA
- the epsC gene encoding serine O-acetyltransferase EpsC — translation MTANHQNVFLQRLAEQNETYRYKLPSRQEAGKFIQQLINFLFPISYDCLQNDKAKDASQAYDELRMKLRCMLEPLTPQLEDNKNAILDHVFEQIPEIYEMLLRDAQSITDNDPASVSIEEVIALYPGFMAIATYRIAHILAKLGVPLLPRMLTEFAHSQTGIDIHPNAIIGHSFFIDHGTGIVIGETTHIGNNVKLYQGVTLGATSVSKSLATSKRHPTIQDNVVVYANATILGGDTVIGHDSVIGGNAWLVRSVPPYSQVYHQSKVEVRPQSIPSIT, via the coding sequence ATGACCGCCAACCACCAGAATGTATTTTTGCAACGCCTCGCTGAGCAAAATGAAACTTATCGTTATAAACTACCATCCAGGCAAGAAGCAGGTAAGTTTATTCAACAGCTTATTAATTTTTTATTTCCTATTAGTTACGACTGTCTGCAAAATGATAAGGCTAAGGATGCATCACAAGCTTATGATGAGCTACGAATGAAACTCAGATGCATGCTGGAGCCATTAACACCGCAGCTGGAAGATAATAAAAATGCTATTTTGGATCATGTATTTGAACAGATTCCCGAAATCTATGAAATGCTGCTCAGAGATGCCCAGTCCATTACTGATAATGATCCAGCGTCTGTCAGTATTGAAGAGGTCATTGCATTGTATCCGGGATTTATGGCCATAGCTACTTACCGGATTGCACACATACTTGCAAAATTAGGAGTACCATTGTTACCCAGAATGCTGACAGAATTTGCCCATAGCCAAACCGGAATAGATATTCATCCCAATGCGATAATAGGCCATTCATTTTTTATTGATCATGGGACGGGCATTGTTATCGGGGAGACTACCCATATCGGCAATAATGTAAAATTATATCAGGGTGTAACCTTGGGTGCTACTTCGGTTTCCAAATCACTGGCTACAAGTAAAAGACATCCAACTATTCAAGATAATGTTGTGGTTTATGCCAATGCAACAATTTTAGGCGGAGATACAGTAATCGGTCATGATTCAGTAATTGGCGGGAATGCCTGGCTGGTAAGAAGCGTACCTCCTTATTCTCAGGTATATCACCAAAGTAAAGTAGAGGTACGCCCGCAATCGATTCCTTCTATTACGTAA
- the pyrE gene encoding orotate phosphoribosyltransferase, whose translation MTDKRVAELLLEAQAIKLSPDKPFTWSSGWLSPIYCDNRVALSYPDTRTYIKKVLADLIRQEYPDVEAIVGVATGGIAQGALIADILELPFAYVRPEPKKHGMGNQIEGRLEKGQSVIIIEDLISTGGSSLKVVDVLRSAEIEVAGMAAIFTYGFEIAEQNFKEKNVKLSTICNYNALIESALEHNYITESQVASLSSWRVNPAQWGK comes from the coding sequence ATGACAGATAAACGTGTTGCCGAATTACTGCTGGAAGCCCAAGCTATTAAATTAAGTCCTGACAAACCTTTTACGTGGAGTTCGGGTTGGTTGTCACCAATATACTGTGATAACCGGGTTGCTTTATCTTACCCGGATACCCGGACATATATTAAAAAAGTACTGGCTGATCTGATCAGGCAGGAATATCCGGACGTGGAAGCTATTGTTGGCGTTGCGACCGGCGGAATTGCACAGGGTGCATTAATTGCTGACATCCTGGAATTACCTTTTGCTTATGTTCGTCCTGAGCCTAAAAAACACGGTATGGGCAACCAGATCGAAGGGCGTCTGGAAAAAGGGCAATCAGTTATTATCATCGAGGATCTGATATCTACCGGAGGAAGTTCTCTGAAAGTGGTGGATGTATTGCGTTCAGCAGAAATTGAAGTAGCTGGTATGGCTGCAATATTTACATATGGATTTGAAATAGCTGAACAGAATTTCAAAGAGAAGAATGTGAAATTGAGTACGATCTGTAATTACAACGCGCTGATTGAATCAGCATTGGAACACAATTACATCACAGAATCACAAGTAGCAAGCCTGAGTTCATGGAGAGTGAACCCGGCTCAATGGGGAAAATAA
- a CDS encoding TetR/AcrR family transcriptional regulator: MSIAPPILYEYFESKDKLLESIRIEGFDFLQLEFIKIKTRFSNSEKRLSEVAQCIWNFAVENPEVYQVMFNLEGAYCDSKRVYSQAMTIKDNPVWEMIATVRPKAAELVTKTYYEWWCLTYGFISITMTTQPRYALSQAEPIYMDTVRRFIKSLT, encoded by the coding sequence TTGAGTATAGCCCCTCCAATTTTATATGAATACTTTGAAAGTAAAGACAAGTTACTTGAATCAATCCGGATCGAAGGGTTTGATTTTTTACAACTTGAGTTTATAAAAATAAAAACCCGTTTCAGTAATTCCGAAAAACGATTATCTGAAGTGGCGCAATGTATCTGGAATTTTGCTGTCGAAAATCCGGAAGTTTATCAGGTTATGTTCAATCTGGAAGGTGCATACTGCGACTCAAAGCGTGTATATTCCCAGGCTATGACCATCAAGGATAATCCAGTTTGGGAAATGATAGCCACTGTGAGGCCCAAAGCAGCAGAGCTTGTTACCAAAACATACTACGAATGGTGGTGCCTGACATACGGTTTTATTTCTATAACAATGACAACACAACCCAGGTATGCATTATCGCAGGCTGAACCGATTTACATGGATACAGTACGCAGGTTTATAAAAAGCCTTACGTAA
- a CDS encoding alpha/beta fold hydrolase has protein sequence MLSYKFFRSGFIVLIFSVLLTSCFSRYIISAKQVRKHYASKEIKPEIQIIRNDTLSLCIASVGADTLPMLLLIHGAPGSLWGYMNIMDDADLQKYFHIVSVDRVGYGKSRLKKRRSVTSIETQANALLPVFDLNHSSQKVIVLGRSYGAPIAAKLVSMVPEKVKELIMISPVIDPEKEKFYWFSKWGRNSFIQLFLPGEFNTATAEKYTHADELKKLLPVWQNLNVPTTVIQGGNDWIADPSNIDFAKKHIKSRRAQYIFLNDAGHMITFSHAPMIKEMLLRYRLFQDKIGSVQMAVGN, from the coding sequence ATGTTGAGCTATAAATTTTTTCGTTCGGGTTTCATTGTTCTGATTTTTTCAGTTTTGCTGACATCCTGCTTTTCCCGATATATTATTTCAGCCAAACAGGTTAGAAAACACTACGCTTCCAAGGAGATAAAACCCGAAATACAAATTATCCGGAATGATACACTTTCTCTTTGTATTGCAAGTGTAGGTGCGGATACATTGCCAATGTTGTTGCTGATCCATGGCGCACCCGGTTCATTATGGGGCTACATGAATATTATGGATGATGCTGACCTGCAGAAATACTTTCATATTGTTTCTGTTGACAGAGTAGGGTACGGAAAATCAAGATTAAAGAAACGTCGTTCAGTAACTTCAATAGAAACACAGGCTAACGCACTTTTGCCGGTTTTTGATCTGAACCATTCCAGTCAGAAAGTCATTGTTTTGGGCCGGTCCTATGGGGCGCCTATTGCTGCAAAACTGGTTTCAATGGTTCCGGAGAAAGTAAAGGAACTTATTATGATCTCACCGGTAATTGATCCGGAAAAAGAAAAATTTTACTGGTTTTCAAAATGGGGCCGTAATTCATTTATACAGCTCTTTTTGCCGGGTGAATTTAATACTGCCACTGCTGAGAAGTATACACATGCTGATGAACTGAAAAAGCTATTACCGGTGTGGCAAAACCTGAATGTACCAACAACAGTGATCCAGGGAGGAAATGACTGGATTGCAGACCCTTCTAATATCGACTTTGCTAAAAAACATATTAAAAGCAGGCGCGCTCAATATATTTTTCTCAATGACGCTGGCCATATGATTACTTTTTCCCACGCGCCAATGATCAAAGAAATGTTGCTCAGATACAGGCTGTTTCAGGATAAAATAGGGTCAGTACAAATGGCAGTAGGAAATTAG
- a CDS encoding T9SS type A sorting domain-containing protein, translating into MNYFYKICILFLLVSSSCFATHIKGGEIRADHISGQTYKISVLLYIDLSSSASDAQTDVSVCMGDQNVITAKRVAILQLPEKGVTVNTFEANYTYPSQGRFQISASINDRNSAINFPKGNESPLFLWTVISTELVNSTPVMPYLTFSAGVKQVFSIDLKPANTDGDSISVRLQKLSKGSPGTCKVRMIDSTYIYPNDVTTTGTFKINQAEKKLTWIAPEQVGSYLYAMVVYEWRDGINISESYREGTIDVSDKPGSTVEIPTYEYAENPGEIITAIPSLDSPEISILVEAYPVPTENFVTVKAYSKKQSVIRLQLIDMQGRVLDEIKSQTPQASIEEQFDLRKYPKGIYIIRAENDIESVSQKILR; encoded by the coding sequence ATGAATTACTTTTATAAAATTTGCATATTATTTCTTCTTGTAAGCTCATCCTGTTTTGCAACACATATTAAAGGTGGCGAGATCAGGGCTGATCATATTTCAGGTCAAACCTACAAAATATCTGTTTTGCTTTACATTGATCTTTCATCAAGTGCTTCTGATGCACAAACCGATGTTTCTGTTTGTATGGGAGATCAGAACGTAATAACGGCAAAACGGGTTGCGATCTTGCAATTGCCTGAAAAAGGGGTTACAGTTAATACGTTTGAAGCAAATTACACCTATCCGTCTCAAGGTCGATTTCAGATTTCTGCGTCAATTAATGATCGTAACAGTGCAATTAATTTTCCGAAAGGAAATGAAAGTCCTCTTTTCTTGTGGACAGTCATAAGTACTGAATTAGTGAATTCTACACCTGTAATGCCATATCTTACCTTTAGTGCCGGTGTGAAGCAGGTATTTTCCATTGACCTGAAACCAGCTAATACGGATGGCGATAGTATAAGTGTGCGGTTACAAAAACTTAGTAAAGGGTCTCCTGGAACTTGCAAGGTAAGAATGATTGATTCAACTTATATTTATCCAAATGATGTTACCACAACAGGTACTTTCAAAATTAATCAGGCTGAAAAAAAACTAACCTGGATTGCCCCTGAACAAGTTGGAAGCTATTTATATGCAATGGTGGTTTATGAATGGCGGGATGGAATTAATATTTCGGAAAGCTATCGGGAAGGAACAATTGATGTCAGTGATAAACCTGGGTCTACAGTAGAAATCCCTACGTATGAATATGCCGAAAATCCAGGCGAAATAATCACAGCTATACCTTCACTTGATTCGCCTGAAATATCAATATTAGTTGAGGCTTACCCCGTTCCTACTGAAAACTTTGTTACTGTAAAAGCTTATAGTAAAAAGCAATCGGTAATCCGGTTACAATTGATCGACATGCAAGGCCGTGTATTGGACGAAATTAAATCTCAGACGCCGCAAGCAAGTATTGAAGAACAATTTGATTTAAGGAAATACCCAAAAGGCATTTATATTATCCGCGCAGAGAACGATATTGAATCAGTATCCCAAAAGATATTACGCTAA
- the ppk1 gene encoding polyphosphate kinase 1 produces the protein MIDVSYPYFDINLSWLSNNYRLLLEANDESVPLRERLRFLSTYSNQTEEFYRVRIPNLLAMGEASDDIRAKLNIYPHSLLEHVYETLENQLREFNDILVTGILPALNEQGVHFYYKESFVSEHLPFIRNFFINKLFRYLQPVFLDGRRNSKVTFFETKQLYLVVRLNWSNDEQVDLYATVNVPSEPFGRFLELPEYEGRKYVTFIEDVIRENLPLLFPGYSVIDSYAIRAERDTELMIEDEYPVQISQRILKQLDKRNFVMPSQFFYETGMPLEMREYLFNKAGIQMNEFHERGPYIFMQDLSGFPALFKKLDYSVQKPLQNPNFDDKTSVFDTIQKADQLFHLPYHSYEPIVRFFNEAATDPFVKEIHVSLYKISPNSFILNSLISAARNGKRVITYVELNTKVDIYENLHWSRKMREAGVKIVISVPNLKVHAKMALVKRKMQKGWERYAFLGTGSFYKLTSREIVDHAMLTSHRELTNELELLFGYLFTQDEPKKYKYLPFNYLMVTQFNFQKRLVDLIDREIANCNAGLKSFVTIKVNQLQDHILIDKLYQAGQAGVPVHVIVSESSSLISGLPSISDNIIVSRHVDRYTENTRIFHFGNRGNDEIFFSSCDWTYRNLHRRIDICFPVLDEVLKNQTRMVLRNYANDNQKSVRLDMYQNNLRITDESRFKLRAQEANYKLTEKLEKNTIQK, from the coding sequence ATGATTGACGTTTCGTATCCTTACTTTGACATTAATTTAAGCTGGCTGTCTAATAACTACCGATTATTATTAGAAGCCAACGATGAATCAGTTCCTTTAAGGGAGCGGTTACGGTTTTTGAGTACGTATTCCAATCAGACAGAGGAGTTTTATAGGGTAAGGATTCCCAACTTGCTGGCTATGGGTGAAGCGAGTGATGACATACGGGCTAAACTAAACATATACCCTCATTCTTTGCTTGAACATGTGTATGAAACCCTGGAAAATCAGCTTAGAGAATTTAACGATATATTAGTAACAGGAATATTACCAGCACTGAATGAACAGGGAGTTCATTTTTACTACAAAGAATCTTTCGTTTCGGAGCATTTACCTTTTATCAGAAATTTCTTTATAAATAAACTGTTCAGATACTTACAGCCAGTCTTTCTCGACGGAAGAAGAAATTCCAAAGTAACATTTTTTGAGACAAAGCAGCTGTACCTTGTAGTAAGGCTTAACTGGTCAAATGATGAGCAGGTAGATTTGTATGCTACCGTAAACGTGCCGTCTGAGCCTTTTGGGCGGTTTTTGGAATTGCCGGAATATGAAGGAAGAAAATACGTAACATTTATAGAGGATGTTATCAGGGAAAACCTGCCATTATTATTTCCAGGTTATTCAGTTATTGATAGTTATGCAATCCGTGCGGAGCGTGATACAGAGCTTATGATCGAAGATGAATATCCTGTTCAAATTTCGCAAAGAATATTAAAACAGCTGGACAAAAGAAATTTTGTAATGCCTTCTCAGTTCTTTTATGAAACTGGGATGCCTTTGGAAATGCGTGAATATTTATTCAACAAAGCGGGTATTCAGATGAACGAATTTCATGAACGCGGGCCATATATATTCATGCAGGATCTTTCCGGATTTCCTGCATTATTTAAAAAACTCGATTATTCCGTTCAAAAGCCTTTACAAAATCCCAATTTTGACGATAAGACATCCGTATTTGATACCATTCAAAAGGCAGATCAGCTGTTCCACTTACCATATCATTCCTATGAACCGATTGTACGGTTTTTTAATGAGGCTGCAACAGATCCCTTTGTGAAGGAAATTCATGTTTCACTTTATAAAATCAGCCCTAACTCCTTTATACTAAATTCTTTAATTAGTGCTGCGCGTAATGGTAAGCGGGTAATAACCTACGTAGAGCTGAATACCAAGGTGGATATTTATGAAAATTTACATTGGTCTCGTAAAATGCGTGAGGCGGGAGTGAAAATTGTTATTAGTGTTCCTAATCTAAAGGTGCATGCAAAGATGGCACTCGTTAAACGCAAAATGCAAAAAGGGTGGGAGCGTTACGCATTTTTAGGTACAGGTAGTTTTTATAAGCTGACAAGCAGGGAAATTGTAGATCATGCCATGCTTACCAGTCATCGTGAGCTAACGAATGAACTCGAACTGTTATTCGGATATTTATTTACACAGGATGAACCTAAAAAGTATAAGTACCTGCCATTTAATTATTTGATGGTAACTCAGTTTAATTTTCAAAAAAGATTGGTTGACCTGATCGACCGGGAAATTGCAAACTGTAATGCGGGCTTAAAATCTTTTGTAACAATCAAGGTAAACCAGCTTCAGGATCATATTTTGATAGATAAACTTTATCAGGCAGGGCAGGCCGGAGTTCCGGTTCATGTAATTGTGAGTGAAAGCAGCAGCCTTATTTCCGGCTTACCATCCATCAGCGATAATATTATAGTAAGCAGGCATGTGGATAGGTACACCGAAAATACGAGAATATTTCACTTCGGTAACCGGGGTAATGATGAAATATTCTTTTCTTCCTGCGATTGGACATACCGTAATCTGCATAGAAGAATTGATATCTGTTTTCCTGTATTGGATGAAGTATTGAAAAATCAGACGCGAATGGTTTTAAGAAACTATGCTAATGATAATCAGAAGTCGGTAAGGCTGGACATGTATCAGAATAATTTGCGGATCACAGATGAATCACGATTTAAATTAAGAGCTCAGGAAGCCAATTATAAGTTAACCGAAAAGCTTGAAAAGAATACAATTCAAAAGTGA